A stretch of DNA from Phenylobacterium koreense:
GCGCGCGCCCGGTCCGTTCGGCCATACGCCGATCCAGCAGACCGCCAGGATGCAGGCGGCGATGAAGCGCGAGACCGAGGCCTCCGAGGGCCGGATCAAGGCCGCGCGCGAGGCGGTCGCCGACGCACAGACCCAGGCGCTCAGCCCCACCAAATGACAGGCGCTACCACCATGACCGAGTTCGACGCCGTCGCCGTCGGCCGCCGCGTACTTACCGCCGAGGCCGACGCCTTGCGTCTGCAGGCGCAAGGGCTGGGCGCCGACTTCGCCCGCGCCGTCGACCTGCTCCACGACGCCAGGGGCCGGGTGATCTGCACCGGAATCGGCAAGTCAGGCCACGTGGCCAAGAAGATCGCCGCCACCTTCGCCTCGACCGGCGCCCCGGCCTTCTTCGTGCACGCCAACGAGGCCAGCCACGGCGACCTGGGCATGATCGCCGAGGGCGATGTGATTCTCGCCCTCTCGAAGTCCGGACAAAATCAGGAACTGGCGGACGTGATCGCCTATTCCCGCCGGTTTCACATCCCGTTGATCGCCATCACCTCATCGGACGACAGCCCGCTCGGCCAAGCCGCGGACGTGGTGCTGAAGCTCGCCGACGCCCCCGAGGTGACAGCGGAGGTCAAGGCGCCCACCACCTCCACCACCCTGCAGATCGCCCTGGGCGACGCCCTGGCCGTCTCGCTGCTGGAACGACGTGGCTTCACCGCCAAGGATTTCAAGATCTTCCATCCAGGCGGCAAGCTGGGCGCCATGCTGCGCACGGTCGGCGACCTGATGCACGGGGCCGAGGAACTGCCGCTGGTCGGCCTGGACACGCCGATGTCCGAGGCTCTGCTGATCATGACGGAAAAGGCGTTCGGGATCGTCGGCGTGGTCGACGGCTCCGGCGCCCTCAAGGGCGTGATCACCGATGGCGACCTTCGCCGGCATCTGGACGGCCTGCTCGGTCACACCGCTGGCGAGGTGATGACGCCCGGCCCTAAAAAGACCGCACCTCCCCACATGCTGGCGGCCGAAGCCCTCGCGCTGATGAGCGACCCGTTGCCGATGGTGACTGTGCTATTCGTGGTCGCAGATGATCGGCCGGTAGGCATTTTGCGTGTTCACGACCTGGTGCGCGCCGGCGTCTGACATCCGTCACGAAACGCGCGCTCCAGTATCGCGTTGGCTTGGCCTTAAGGTCTGACCGCCACTTAAGAGCGGCCAGAGAGATAACGGAGTTACGA
This window harbors:
- a CDS encoding KpsF/GutQ family sugar-phosphate isomerase, yielding MTEFDAVAVGRRVLTAEADALRLQAQGLGADFARAVDLLHDARGRVICTGIGKSGHVAKKIAATFASTGAPAFFVHANEASHGDLGMIAEGDVILALSKSGQNQELADVIAYSRRFHIPLIAITSSDDSPLGQAADVVLKLADAPEVTAEVKAPTTSTTLQIALGDALAVSLLERRGFTAKDFKIFHPGGKLGAMLRTVGDLMHGAEELPLVGLDTPMSEALLIMTEKAFGIVGVVDGSGALKGVITDGDLRRHLDGLLGHTAGEVMTPGPKKTAPPHMLAAEALALMSDPLPMVTVLFVVADDRPVGILRVHDLVRAGV